Genomic window (Streptomyces sp. LX-29):
CCGCCCGCCTCCGGAGCCGTTCTCCCGGCCCTTCTCCCGGCCGTGCCCCGCTTCCGTGCCGGTGTCGTCCGAGCTGCCGGAACGAAGCAGCAGCAGCCCCTCCGCCGACGCCACCTCCGCCATCGCGGTGGTTTCCGCGGCCTCGGCACCGCCGACCCGCTCAGCGGCGCCGTCAGCGGCCTCCGGGGCCGTTCCCGACCGCTCGGAGCCCTGCTCAGGGGCCTTCTCGGCGGTCGCCCCGCGTGGGGTCCGCGCCCCGCGCGTCGCCGTCTCGCGCGGGGTCTCGCAGGTCGCGGGGTCGTCGTCGGCGTCTACCGGGCAGTAGACCTGCCGGGTCTGGCCGTCCGCGCGCATGAGGGTCAGCGCGACGGTCAGCGGGCCGCCGGTGGCGTTGCGGTAGTAGGTGCGCGCCCAGCTCTCCCGACCTTCGGTCAGCACACAGGTCTGCGCCTCCACCCCTTCGGGTGAAGCGAGTTCGGGGCCGCAGGCGGCGGTGGTGCCGGGACCCACCCGGATGCTCGGGTTTCGGCCTCCTCCCTCCGGGTGGAGTCGCCCCTCGACCGGGTGATTCAGGCCAACTGGCGCCGCCTCTGGACCAGATGATTCCGGAAAGCCGACCGAGCCCGCGGTCGCCACGGCCAGCGGCACGCCCGCGCCGAGCGTGACCACGCCGGCGAGCGCGACCAGTCGCAGTCGCGCCGGGCGCCCCGACCCGTCCGGGCGGGCGACGCCCCGGGCATGGCCGGCCGGGCCCCCGACGCCGGGACGGACCCCGGCGGGTCGGGAGGGCTCGGTGGGCCGGGTGGGGCGGAACCTGCGCGCCATGGAGACCCCCATCAGCGCCTCGAGGGAACGTTTGTCGGCATGCCGAACATAGCGCTCAGATCGCACCATTCCGATCTACCGCGCCCCCCATCCGGGGGACTCCACGCACACGGCACCCGAACGAGTGAGGCGAGGGCCGCACGGCTTCACCGCCGTACGGCCCTCATGGAGCGAGTCCGCTGCCTCCGCCCAGCGCACTCTTCCGCCGTCACCGCATCCGACGGCCGTCACCGCGGACCGACCCCGGCGCCCCCACGCCGTGCCGCGCCCGACCGGTCCCGTCGCCACCGTCGCCCCGGCGCGCCCCGACCGTTCGGCCGCGTTCCGCGGTCCGCCTCGACCGGCGGGTCAGTACGCGAGCTTGCTGCCGCCGCCCGGGGCGCTGGCGCTGGCCTCGACCAGCGCGTCCACCACGGTCTCGACCCGCGGCAGCCACTGCGCGCGGGCGCGGCGCAGCGGTGGGCGCTCCCAGCGCACCCGGCCCGCCCCGGTCCGCGAGGGCGGCAGCACCACATAGCCGCCCTCCCCGTGGAACCGCAGCGAGCTGGGGACCCAGTCCTGGCGGTGCAGCAGTTCGCCGAGCTCTTCGAGCCCGTACGGCGCGACCAGGAACGACCAGCGGGTGGGGGTGGCGACCACCGGGCCGAGCCGCACCCCCGCGTGGTCGAGGACGGCCAGCGCCCGCCCCGCCGCCACGGCGGGCAGGCTCACCGCGCACGGGGCGCGGCCGCCGGTCGCCAGGATGATCGGGGCGGTGGGGCGGTTGGTCCACCACCAGCGCACCATGCGGGCGTCCGTGGTCGCGGCGAGCAACCCCGGGTCGAAGGGGTGCGCGCCGGGCACCGCACAGTCCGGGTGCGGGCAGCCGCACTCGCGCGGGCGCGCCTCGGCGTCACCCGCGCCGGGGCCGCCGCGCCCGCCGCCGGGGTCCTCGCCGGCGGGCTGGAGGCCCACACCGGGCAGGACCGGCCACTGCCACTCGGTGGCACAGACCAGGGCCGCGCGGAGCGCCGCGGTGGGGCTCCCGCTGGGCCGCAGAAGCGAGAACTTGCGTCGCCTTCCGGGGATCTCGCGCATGAGCGCTCGTCCTTTCCGTAAACGCCGAGGGGCCGTATCCATAGCAATCCGTCGCACTACGAGGCGCCACTCACCACGAGGCGCCGCACTACAGGGCACTGCTACGAGCGCCTGCAACCGTCGGCCGCAAGCACCGCTGTACAAGGCATTACGTGGCGCTTGCCGGGATTGTTCGAACCGTCACGCCATGTGGATCACAAGTCACTGCGCGTACAGGGCAGCGCATCACGCCGCGGGCCGAGCGTGGAACGTGGCGGGGGGTGGCGCGCGCATGGCGCTTGCCACCCCGGTGTACCGCCCCCGCCACTCGGGGATGGGCGCGGCCGTCGCCGACTAAGACGCTCGGCCCGGCCACGGGGTTCCGGGGCGGCGTCAACCGCCCCCACCCGTCTCCGAATACGTACCCACCGCGCTCGATATGACGCGCTGCCAGTGCTCGCCAGTCGACAGCAGATCTGAAGGGTAGTGGCCTTTTTTCGGCCATCTTCGATTCCCCACAGACACCAATATCCCCACCGGTCCGATGCTGGACATCGCGTCACCGGTGCGTGTACATCTGAGGGCAGTAGCGGCGCAGCACGACAGGGGGTTTGCGATGCTATGGAGCAGTACGGACCGTCCGGCCGAGCGCGCGACAGCCTGCAAAAATCCTCCGCAAAGCACGCAATCTCCCTCCTGTGACGGTGGGCCCGGCGGTGATTCCCGGCCATCGCCCCCGTTGCCGAGAACCGCCCCCCTGGGCAGCACGCCATGAGCGCCCGGCATCTGCCGAAAGTGGCTGGAATCGATCCGCCGCTTCCCTCTCCCGCGCACACTGCCGACCCCGTCGCCCCACCCCCCGCTCCCGCCCCGGCTCCCCCGCCGAACGGCTTGGTCCTCGACCGCCTCGCGGGCTGGGTCTCGGACCTCACCACCCTCCACGAGCTGACCGAGCGGCTCGCCCGGACCGCCACCCTGGACACCGCGCTGGACGAACTACTGCAGGCCGGGGCCACCCTGGTCGGCGCCCGCCGGGGGCTGGTCGCCCTCGAACCCGCGGACGGGCTCGGCCCCGTGACCACCGTCGGCCTGGGCCTCGGCCGCGCCGAACTCGGCCACATCGAAACGATTCCGCGGGGCACCGCCTCGGCCGCCCACCTCCTGGACGGCCTCCCCGAGCCGCACGCCCAGCGGCCCGAGGTGATCCACCCCGACCTGGCCCGCGAGGCCGACCTCGACCCGCGCCACCGCGAGGTCGCCGCCCGGCTCGGCTACGCCGCGAGCTACGCGGTCCCGCTGGATCCGCACGGCGAGCCCCGCCCCGGCGCCCGCTCTCCCCTCCTCCCCGTCACCCCGCCGACCCCCTCCTCCCCCTCCGCCCCCTCTTCCCCGTCTGCCCTGGTGTCCGCCGCGTCCGCCCCGTCTCCCCTGTCCGCCCCTCCCGTGACTCCCCGCGCGGGAGGGGCCGCCGAGCACCACCCCGACGAGGGCAGCGCCACCCCCGGCCGACTGGGCGCCGCCGTATGGCTCTACGACGAGCCGACCGAGCCGGTCGAGCGGCAGCGCCATCTGATGGGGCTGTACTGCGCGTACGCCGCCGAACACCTCGCCCGGCTGCTGGACCTCACCCGCGCCCGCACCACCGCCGCGACCCTCCAGGAGGAGTTGCTGCCCGCGCGGCTGCCGCGGATCGCCGGGGTCCGGCTCGCCGTACGCCACCGCACCGGCCCCCACGGCGGCGGCGACTGGTACGACGCGCTGCCGCTGCCGGAAGGGGCGCTCGGGCTGGCGGTGGGCGCCGTCTCGGGCGCCGGCCCCAGCGCCGTGGCGGCCATGGGACGGCTGCGCGCCTCCCTGCGCGCGTACGCCGTGATGGAGGGCGAGGACCCGGTCGCCGTCCTGTCCGACCTGGAGCTGCTGTTGCGGCTCACCGAGCCCGCCCGCTCGGCCACCGCGCTGTTCGCGTACTGCGAGCCGGCGCTGCGCAAGGTGGTGCTGGCCGGTGCCGGGCACTGCCCGCCCCTGCTCATCGGCGAGCTGCGCACCGAGTTCGTGGAGACCTCCCTGTCGGCCCCGCTGGGCATGCTCTCGTGCTGGGAGGCGCCCAGCGTGGAGCTGGAGCCGGCACCAGGAGAAACGCTCCTCTTGTACAGCGACGGGCTGCTGCACCGCAGCGGCGAGGAGATGGACCGCGCCTTCGCCCGGCTGCACGCGGCCGCGGCGAGCGTCCCCAGGCCGGCGCGCACCGACCCGGAGGCCGTCGCCGACCACGTGCTGCGGGCCATGCTGCCGAACGGGGCGTCGACGGACGCGGCGGGCGGAGACGCGGAGACGGTGGGCGCGGCCCGGGGCCCGGAGGCGGTCGACGCCGAGGACATCGTGCTGCTCGTCGCCCACTTCGAATGACCCGGACGGCGCCCCGGACCGGCGTGTGCCCGGCGTCACACCCCTCTCGGAAGCATGCACTCCCCACCTACCATGGGTGAGGTCCATTCGAGGAGGAATACGTGACCGAGGAGCAGACCACGGAGCAGCCGGGGGCCCTGGAGAACCCCGAGGGCACCGATGCCGAGGCCCCCGTCAAGCAGCGGAAGAACGGCCTGTACCCGGGCGTCTCCGACGAGCTCGCCGAGAGCATGAAGTCCGGCTGGGCCGACACCGAGATGCGGGACCTCACGCCGATCGAGCAGGCGCCGCACACGGCACGCCGTCGCGCCGCGCTCTCGGCGCGTTTCCCCGGCGAGCGCCTGGTGATCCCGGCGGGCAACCTCAAGACCCGGTCGAACGACACGGAGTACAGGTTCCGTGCCTCCACCGAGTACACGTACCTCACCGGCGACCAGACCGAGGACGGCGTCCTGGTGCTGGAGCCCACCGGCGCGCAGGGCCACCGGGCCACCGTCTACCTGCTGCCCCGCTCCAACCGGGAGAACGGCGAGTTCTGGCTGGACGGCCAGGGTGAGCTGTGGGTCGGCCGCCGGCACAGCCTCACCGAGGCCGAGCGGCTGCTGGGCCTCCCGGCCAAGGACGTGCGCCAGCTGGCGGACGCGCTCAGGGAGGCCACCGGCCCGGTCCGCGTCGTGCGCGGCCACGACGCCGGGCTCCAGGCGGCCCTGACCGACAAGGTCACCGCCGAGCGCGACGAGGAGCTGCGGGTCTACCTCTCCGAGGCGCGCCTGGTCAAGGACGAGTTCGAGATCGGCGAGCTGCAGAAGGCGGTCGACTCGACCGTCCGCGGCTTCGAGGACGTCGTCAAGGTCCTCGACAAGGCGGAGGCGACCAGCGAGCGCTACATCGAAGGAACGTTCTTCCTCCGTGCCCGTGTCGAGGGCAACGACGTCGGCTACGGCTCCATCTGCGCCGCCGGCCCGCACGCCACCACCCTGCACTGGGTGCGCAACGACGGCCCGGTCCGCTCCGGCGAACTCCTGCTCCTGGACGCCGGCGTGGAGACGCACACCCTCTACACCGCCGACGTGACCCGCACGCTGCCCGTCAACGGCCGCTACACCCCGCTCCAGCGCAAGATCTACGACGCGGTCTACGAGGCGCAGGAGGCGGGCATCGCCGCGGTCAGGCCGGGCGCGAAGTACCGCGACTTCCACGACGCCGCCCAGCGCGTGCTGGCCACCAGGCTCGTCGAGTGGGGCCTGGTCGAGGGCCCGGTGGAGCGCGTCCTGGAGCTGGGCCTCCAGCGCCGCTGGACGCTGCACGGCACCGGCCACATGCTCGGCCTGGACGTGCACGACTGCGCGGTGGCGCGGACGGAGACGTACGTCGACGGCGTGCTGGAGCCGGGCATGTGCCTGACCGTCGAGCCGGGTCTGTACTTCCAGGCGGACGACCTGACCGTGCCGGAGGAGTACCGGGGCATCGGCGTCCGCATCGAGGACGACATCCTGGTCACCGAGGACGGCAACCGGAACCTGTCGGCGGGGCTGCCGCGCCGGGCCGACGAGGTCGAGGAGTGGATGGCCGGCCTCAAGGGCTGAGCCGCCGCACGGGCCGATCGCGCCCGGCGCGCCGCGTGCACACCGACACGGCCCCGACCGCCTTCCCCGGCGGTCGGGGCCGTGTCGTGTCCGGCGCGGGCCGGCTCCGGGGCCGGGTCCGGCGGCCGTCGGTCAGGAGGTGGCGGTGGCCCGGCCGTGCAGCACCAGGGCCCAGGTGAGGCAGCCGAAGGCGGCGGCCGAGGTCACCGCGCGGACCACGTTCCAGCGCACCCACACCGCCTCGAACTTCTCGCGTACGGCGGCCGGATCGGCGATCCGGCCGATCGGCCCGGCGGCGTCCAGCTCGTGGTTGAGCGGCACGTTGACCGCCGCCGTGATGACGAACATCGCCAGGTAGAGCACGAGCGCGGCGATGATCCACGGCGCCGCGGACCGGTCGCCGCCGCCCCACAGGTGCAGCCCGGCGCTGACCGCGGTCAACGCCAGCGCGCCGAGGAAGCAGGCGAAGAACCACCCGTTGAGGATGGAGACGTTGATCCGCTGCATCGCGTCGACGAAGGTCCGGTCCTCGGCCTGCCGGAGGCCCGGCATCACCGCGTAGGCGAAGGAACAGAAGAGCCCCGCGGTGAGTCCCGTGGTCACCGTCGCCGCGATCAGTGTCGCGCCCCGCATCACCGCTGACATCGTGCCCATCCTCCGCGTTCGCGCCGTCGTGCCGATGCCTCAAGTCAAGCGGCCCGCCGGCGAGATGAACATGATCGAGCGGCTCGCCTCCATGTGCGTGCGTCTACGCTGATCCGTATGGACGTACTCGCGGGGCTGCTGGACGGGCCGAGGGCCCGGGGCGCGTTCCTGATGCGGGCGATCATGGATCCGCCGTGGTCGATCCGGATCGAGGACCGGGCGCCGCTGACGCTGGTGGCCCTGGTGCGCGGCGCGGCCTGGGCGGTGCCGGACGGGGACGCGCCGCGCCGGCTGTTCCCCGGCGACATCGCGATCATGCGCGGCCCCGATCCGTACACCTTCGCCGACGATCCGGCCACCGAGCCGCAGACCGTCATCCTGCCCGGCGAGCGCTCGGCGACGCCGGAGGGCGACGAGCGGTGCGAGGAGATGGACCTGGGGGTGCGCACCTGGGGGGACAGCCCCGACGGCGCGACGATGATGCTGGTCGGCACGTACCAGATGCGGGGCGAGATCAGCCAGCGGCTGCTGAGCGCGCTGCCCGTGCTGTTGGTGCTGCCCGCCGCGGAGTGGGAGTCGCCGCTGGTCCCGCTGCTGGAGGAGGAGATCGTCAAGGACCGGCCCGGGCAGGAGGTGGTCCTCGATCGGCTGCTCGACCTGCTGTTGATCACCGCGCTGCGGGCGTGGTTCTCCCGCCCCGAGGCGGCCGCCCCCTCGTGGTACCGGGCCCAGGGCGACCCGGTGGTCGGCCGGGCGCTGCGCCTGCTCCACGACGACCCGGCCCACCCGTGGACGGTGGCGAGCCTCGCCGCCAAGGCGGGTGTCTCCCGCGCCGCCCTCGCCCGCCGCTTCGCCGAGCTGGTCGGCGAGCCGCCGATGGCCTACCTCACCGGCTGGCGGCTGGCGCTCGCCGCCGACCTGCTGCGCGAGCCCGACGCCACCCTGGCGGCCGTCGCCCGCGAGGTCGGCTACGGCAGCGCCTTCGCGCTGAGCACCGCCTACAAGCGGGTGCGGGGCGTGACCCCGCAGGCGGACCGGGGCTGATCGGGCTCGTCTCCGACGGCGGCGACGGCGTCGACGGCGGTGTGCGGCCGACGACGACGGCGGCGGTGTGCGGCCGACGACGACGGCGGTGTGCGGCCGACGACGACGGCGGTGTGCGGCCGATGGCCGGAACCCTGCGCCGGCGCATGCCGGGCGCGTTGCCTTCCGATCATCCGATCGTTCGCCTGTGTACCCCCCACCGGATACCCAGTCGGACGAACCGGAAGAGAGAACGCCATGCGCCTGCGCACCGCCTCCGCCCTCGGCGGATCGGCCACGATCGTCTTCGCCGCCCTGGCGGCCTTGGCCCCGGCGGCCCTGGCCGACACCGCACCCGACGGCCCCACGCCGTACGCCTACGTCTCGGACGGCGGCCAGATCAAGATCTGCACCCGGGGCACGCTCTTCGACGGCATGGTCAACCTGGGCTGCCGGCCGCCGCACCACCTGGGCCCGGAGACGACCTGGCGGGAGCTGCGGGCGGAGGAGGACGCGGTGGAGCCGATGCTGTGTCGTCCGGCCGTGGTCAACGAGGCCGTCCACGCCACCGAGGTGACCCTTCTCGGCTCGGGTGCCGCCCTCCAGTGCACCCCGGTCCCCGACTCCTGGGGACCGTGACCGCCGGCCCGCCGCCCCGCCGGTCGCGGAGGATCAGCCGCGGCCGCCGGCCATCAGCGCGTTGAGCTCGCCGTACGGGACGGGGTCGGCGAGGTGGGCGTAGGTGCCGGTGGTGGCCAGTTCGCGGGCGGCCCGCAGGGCGACGGCGTAGGCGGCCTCGGCGACCGCGGAGCCCAGGCTGATCCGGGCCACGCCCAGGCCCGCCAGCCGCTCGACGGTGGGCGCACCGGGGCCGGCCATGATGTTGACCGGGGCCGCGATGTCCTTGGTGAGGGCGCCGACGACATCCGGGTCGGTGGTGCCGGGCACGAAGACGCCGTCGGCGCCGGCCTCCAGGTAGTCGCCGGCCCGGCGGAGCGTCTCGTCCAGGCGGTCCCGCTCATCCCCGACGGCCAGCAGGTAGACGTCCGTGCGGGCGTTGATGAAGAGCGGCACCCCCGCGGCGTCCGCGGCCGACCGGGCGGCGGCGATCCGCTCGGCCTGTTCCGCCGCCGGACGCAGCGCGGCGCCGTCCGGGCCCGGAGAGTCCTCGATGTTGACGCCCACCGCGCCCGCGGCGACGACCCGGGCCACGGTCTCCGCCACCTCGTCCGGGGTGGCTCCGAAGCCGCTCTCGATATCGGCGGTCACCGGCACCTCGACCGCCCCGGCGACCCGGGCGATGAGGGCGATGGCCTCGTCGCGGTGCAGCCGGTTGCCGTCCGCGGCGCCCAGCCCCCAGGCGACTCCGGCGCTGGTGGTGGCGACGGCCGGGGCACCCGTCGCCGCGACCAGGCGGGCGCTGGCCGCGTCCCAGGCGTTGGCGAGCGTGAGCGGGGTGCCGGGGACGTGGAGGGAGTGGAAGTGCCGGGCGAGGGCGTGCTGTTCCGTCATGGGCAGCAGTAGATCACCGGCGGTGGGAGCCCCACTGGCGGGAATCCGACGTCTACGTCGGTGCGGGGCCCGGATGCGGTCCACGCGCGGCGAACCTCCGTCCGCTTGCGTAGGGTCGGCGTCGTGGATGTGATCAGGTGGATGTGATCAGGGAGGCCGCGAGGCCGGCCGGGCCGGCTACCGGCCACGGGACGGGCAGCGCCCGATGACCGCGCGGTGGTTCACCCTCGCCACGCCGCTCCCCAGCGGACGCATGCGGGTGGCGGTGACGGACCAGGGGGTCGCGGCGGCGACCTTCACCTCGCGCGAGGCAGTGACCTTCCCACCCGGGCCGCCCCTGGCCGACCCCTCCGAGGACCGGCGCGCCGCCGCCGTGGCGGAGCAGTTCGGCGACTACTTCGCCGCCCGACGACGGGAGTTGACGCTTCCCATCGACTGGCGGCTCACCGCGGGCCCCCAGCGCGCCGTCCTGGGCGCCCTCCAGCGCGGGGTGCGCTTCGGCCAGACCATCGCCTACGGCGAACTCGCCGACCTGAGCGGCGCCTTCGATACCGACGAGCCCGAACAGCGGGCGCTGGCCGCCCGTACGGTGGGCGCCATCATGTCCACCAATCCGGTCAGCCTGCTCATCCCCTGCCACCGGGTGATCGCCGCCGACGGCATCGGCGGCTACGGCGGTGGTGCGGTCGGCATGGAGACCAAGCGCTGGCTGCTGACCCTGGAGGGGAGCCTGCCGCCGACGTTGGACTGGGCGGGCTGACGGCCGCACGGCGGCGCCCCGCCGCTCAGGCGGCGGGCGGAGCGGTCCACTCCTCCGGGACCTTGGGCGGGGTGCCCTGGGTCCACACCACCCGCAGCGCCGTGGCGGCGATCCGCCACCCGTCGGCCGTCCTGACCAGCGTGGTCTCGGTGTGGCCGCCGGAGGCGAAGAACTCCTCCGACCCGTCGGCCAGCACATGCGTGCTCAGCTGGGCCCCCCGCGCGGTGGCCCGGTCGCCGTCGATCTCGATGACCGCGTTGGTCGCGAAGTGCACGGTCCGGTCGAACAACGCCATCCCGCGCCGGATGTGTGCCATGAGCGCGTCCCGCCCGTGGATGGTGCCGATGGGCATCTCGGCGGTGACGTCCTCGGTGTGGAAGGCGCGGGCCCACTCCTCGTCGAAGACCCTCTCGTCGAAGGAGCGGAGGTAGCGGTCCATGAGGTCGGTGATCTCGGCACGGTCGGTCAGGGTCTGCAGCTGACGCCGCATCTGTTCGATGTCCATGCCGAGACTCTCACACTTCAACCTTTGTTGAAGTCAAGCACGACCGCGACCCCGATCGGTTCACCCTTCGGTCCGACCGTTCCGCCCCTCGGTCCGGCCGGTCAACGCCCGTCGGCCCCACCGATCCGCCCCTCGGTCCGGCCGCCGCCTACTCGGCGACGGGCACGGCGCCCTTCCCGTGACGGATGTCGTCGACGACGTACGGCAGGGCGGGGAGGAGCAGCGGGAAGCCGGCCCAGAAGGGGACGGTGAACAGCGGGTCGTCGCCGATCAGCCAGTTGCTGAGCATGATCGCGGGCACGCCGACCAGGAAGGCCAGGCCCCAGCTCCGACCCAGGCCCATGCCGCCGCGCCGCAGCTCGTATCCGACCGTGACCAGGGCGAGGACGGCGTAGAAGACGAAGTCGTTGGGCTCCACATCCCGTTCGGGGGTCCACCTGACGAGGCAGGTGAGCAGCACCAGGACACCGAGCAGGAGGCTGGCCATCGCCGCGGTGCGCAGCACGCGGCGGTACAGCGGGGCGCGGGCCCGGGCCCAGGTGGCGGCGAAGGCCCTGACGTCCTCGCCGACCACGTCCCGCGCCGTGCGGCCCGCGGCCTCCGCGTCATCCAAGTGGGTGGAGAGCTCGTCGAGCATCTCCCGCACGGAGGCTTCACTGAGCCCCCGGTACTCCCAGTTGCTGCGGCAGATCGCGAGGACCTGGTCGTTCGTCATGGTGTGGTGTCCCCCGGTGATTCGGTGTGTGCGGCGAGGATCCGGCCCACCTGACCGCTGAAGGCGCGCCACACCTCTCGTCCACCGGTCAGCTCGGCACGCCCCGCCTCGGTGAGGCGGT
Coding sequences:
- a CDS encoding aminopeptidase P family protein; this translates as MENPEGTDAEAPVKQRKNGLYPGVSDELAESMKSGWADTEMRDLTPIEQAPHTARRRAALSARFPGERLVIPAGNLKTRSNDTEYRFRASTEYTYLTGDQTEDGVLVLEPTGAQGHRATVYLLPRSNRENGEFWLDGQGELWVGRRHSLTEAERLLGLPAKDVRQLADALREATGPVRVVRGHDAGLQAALTDKVTAERDEELRVYLSEARLVKDEFEIGELQKAVDSTVRGFEDVVKVLDKAEATSERYIEGTFFLRARVEGNDVGYGSICAAGPHATTLHWVRNDGPVRSGELLLLDAGVETHTLYTADVTRTLPVNGRYTPLQRKIYDAVYEAQEAGIAAVRPGAKYRDFHDAAQRVLATRLVEWGLVEGPVERVLELGLQRRWTLHGTGHMLGLDVHDCAVARTETYVDGVLEPGMCLTVEPGLYFQADDLTVPEEYRGIGVRIEDDILVTEDGNRNLSAGLPRRADEVEEWMAGLKG
- a CDS encoding methylated-DNA--[protein]-cysteine S-methyltransferase, yielding MTARWFTLATPLPSGRMRVAVTDQGVAAATFTSREAVTFPPGPPLADPSEDRRAAAVAEQFGDYFAARRRELTLPIDWRLTAGPQRAVLGALQRGVRFGQTIAYGELADLSGAFDTDEPEQRALAARTVGAIMSTNPVSLLIPCHRVIAADGIGGYGGGAVGMETKRWLLTLEGSLPPTLDWAG
- a CDS encoding PP2C family protein-serine/threonine phosphatase, translated to MSARHLPKVAGIDPPLPSPAHTADPVAPPPAPAPAPPPNGLVLDRLAGWVSDLTTLHELTERLARTATLDTALDELLQAGATLVGARRGLVALEPADGLGPVTTVGLGLGRAELGHIETIPRGTASAAHLLDGLPEPHAQRPEVIHPDLAREADLDPRHREVAARLGYAASYAVPLDPHGEPRPGARSPLLPVTPPTPSSPSAPSSPSALVSAASAPSPLSAPPVTPRAGGAAEHHPDEGSATPGRLGAAVWLYDEPTEPVERQRHLMGLYCAYAAEHLARLLDLTRARTTAATLQEELLPARLPRIAGVRLAVRHRTGPHGGGDWYDALPLPEGALGLAVGAVSGAGPSAVAAMGRLRASLRAYAVMEGEDPVAVLSDLELLLRLTEPARSATALFAYCEPALRKVVLAGAGHCPPLLIGELRTEFVETSLSAPLGMLSCWEAPSVELEPAPGETLLLYSDGLLHRSGEEMDRAFARLHAAAASVPRPARTDPEAVADHVLRAMLPNGASTDAAGGDAETVGAARGPEAVDAEDIVLLVAHFE
- a CDS encoding AraC family transcriptional regulator gives rise to the protein MDVLAGLLDGPRARGAFLMRAIMDPPWSIRIEDRAPLTLVALVRGAAWAVPDGDAPRRLFPGDIAIMRGPDPYTFADDPATEPQTVILPGERSATPEGDERCEEMDLGVRTWGDSPDGATMMLVGTYQMRGEISQRLLSALPVLLVLPAAEWESPLVPLLEEEIVKDRPGQEVVLDRLLDLLLITALRAWFSRPEAAAPSWYRAQGDPVVGRALRLLHDDPAHPWTVASLAAKAGVSRAALARRFAELVGEPPMAYLTGWRLALAADLLREPDATLAAVAREVGYGSAFALSTAYKRVRGVTPQADRG
- a CDS encoding bifunctional DNA primase/polymerase, with product MREIPGRRRKFSLLRPSGSPTAALRAALVCATEWQWPVLPGVGLQPAGEDPGGGRGGPGAGDAEARPRECGCPHPDCAVPGAHPFDPGLLAATTDARMVRWWWTNRPTAPIILATGGRAPCAVSLPAVAAGRALAVLDHAGVRLGPVVATPTRWSFLVAPYGLEELGELLHRQDWVPSSLRFHGEGGYVVLPPSRTGAGRVRWERPPLRRARAQWLPRVETVVDALVEASASAPGGGSKLAY
- a CDS encoding nuclear transport factor 2 family protein, coding for MDIEQMRRQLQTLTDRAEITDLMDRYLRSFDERVFDEEWARAFHTEDVTAEMPIGTIHGRDALMAHIRRGMALFDRTVHFATNAVIEIDGDRATARGAQLSTHVLADGSEEFFASGGHTETTLVRTADGWRIAATALRVVWTQGTPPKVPEEWTAPPAA
- a CDS encoding anthrone oxygenase family protein, which produces MTTGLTAGLFCSFAYAVMPGLRQAEDRTFVDAMQRINVSILNGWFFACFLGALALTAVSAGLHLWGGGDRSAAPWIIAALVLYLAMFVITAAVNVPLNHELDAAGPIGRIADPAAVREKFEAVWVRWNVVRAVTSAAAFGCLTWALVLHGRATATS
- a CDS encoding isocitrate lyase/phosphoenolpyruvate mutase family protein, coding for MTEQHALARHFHSLHVPGTPLTLANAWDAASARLVAATGAPAVATTSAGVAWGLGAADGNRLHRDEAIALIARVAGAVEVPVTADIESGFGATPDEVAETVARVVAAGAVGVNIEDSPGPDGAALRPAAEQAERIAAARSAADAAGVPLFINARTDVYLLAVGDERDRLDETLRRAGDYLEAGADGVFVPGTTDPDVVGALTKDIAAPVNIMAGPGAPTVERLAGLGVARISLGSAVAEAAYAVALRAARELATTGTYAHLADPVPYGELNALMAGGRG